A stretch of Geomonas oryzisoli DNA encodes these proteins:
- a CDS encoding methylated-DNA--[protein]-cysteine S-methyltransferase yields the protein MMYVARYASPLGGIMLASDGDSLVGLWLEGQKYFAASLQEGTEEKPDLPALVAARQWLDAYFRGERPAIADLPLAPKGGSFRRAVWDILCEIPYGKVFTYGEIAKRIAAQTGKATMSAQAVGGAVGHNPISIIIPCHRVVGTNGSLTGYAGGIDKKIKLLQHEGADLSRLWLPGQGTAL from the coding sequence TGATGTATGTCGCGCGTTATGCCTCCCCCTTGGGGGGAATCATGCTCGCCAGCGATGGGGACAGCCTGGTGGGTTTGTGGCTGGAGGGACAGAAATATTTTGCGGCGAGCCTGCAGGAAGGGACCGAGGAAAAGCCGGATCTGCCGGCGCTTGTCGCGGCGCGGCAGTGGCTGGACGCCTATTTCAGAGGGGAAAGGCCCGCCATCGCCGACTTGCCCCTGGCACCCAAAGGGGGATCGTTCCGCAGGGCCGTCTGGGACATCCTGTGTGAGATCCCCTACGGCAAAGTCTTCACGTATGGCGAGATCGCTAAAAGGATCGCCGCTCAGACAGGGAAGGCAACCATGTCCGCGCAGGCGGTGGGCGGGGCTGTGGGGCACAACCCGATCTCGATCATCATTCCCTGTCACCGGGTGGTGGGGACCAATGGGAGCCTGACCGGTTATGCAGGAGGCATCGACAAAAAGATCAAACTGCTGCAACACGAAGGCGCCGACCTGTCGCGATTGTGGCTGCCCGGGCAGGGAACGGCTCTTTGA
- a CDS encoding response regulator, producing the protein MELAQQAAPHIERSTRKKLGEIFVERGILSAVTVERLVSYARKKGKRFGTVLEELELVTPEELARALAQQHNMKFLGDFHRFRYADDLLRMIPVKAAMANLIFPLKLQDGKLGVAISDPTLSDVLRGLAEEHQVGIVPYVATHREIMIAIKVHYLKSAPAAASDKKSVLIVDDDQAVSQFISSSLRRKGYHVVCAGDGMEAFKEIMSNRFDLVITDKEMPKLNGYAVLESLRTFPETANVPVILITSTATVDEEATALRRGFFDFIPKPLREATLSVKVERALAMAQY; encoded by the coding sequence ATGGAGTTGGCACAGCAGGCGGCGCCGCACATCGAGCGCAGCACCAGGAAAAAGCTCGGGGAGATCTTCGTGGAGAGGGGGATACTTTCCGCCGTAACCGTGGAGAGACTGGTCAGCTACGCGCGCAAGAAGGGAAAACGCTTCGGCACCGTGCTCGAGGAGTTGGAGCTGGTGACGCCGGAGGAACTGGCCCGGGCGCTGGCGCAGCAGCACAACATGAAGTTCCTGGGGGATTTCCACCGTTTCCGGTATGCCGATGACCTGCTCAGGATGATCCCCGTCAAGGCGGCCATGGCCAACCTGATCTTCCCGTTGAAGCTTCAGGACGGCAAGCTCGGCGTTGCCATCAGCGACCCCACGTTGTCAGATGTGCTGCGCGGCCTGGCCGAAGAGCATCAGGTGGGCATCGTCCCCTACGTGGCCACTCACCGCGAAATCATGATAGCCATCAAGGTGCACTATCTCAAATCGGCCCCGGCTGCAGCCTCCGACAAGAAAAGCGTGTTGATCGTGGACGACGACCAGGCCGTGAGCCAGTTCATCAGTTCTTCGCTCCGGCGCAAGGGATACCACGTCGTCTGTGCCGGCGACGGCATGGAAGCCTTCAAGGAGATCATGTCCAACCGCTTCGACCTGGTGATCACGGACAAGGAAATGCCCAAATTGAACGGCTACGCCGTATTGGAGAGTCTGCGCACCTTCCCGGAGACCGCCAACGTCCCGGTGATCCTGATAACCTCCACGGCGACGGTGGACGAAGAGGCCACCGCCCTGCGCCGCGGCTTCTTCGATTTCATCCCCAAGCCGCTGCGCGAAGCCACCCTCTCCGTGAAAGTCGAAAGGGCCCTCGCCATGGCCCAGTATTGA